In the Leguminivora glycinivorella isolate SPB_JAAS2020 chromosome 14, LegGlyc_1.1, whole genome shotgun sequence genome, one interval contains:
- the LOC125233458 gene encoding autophagy protein 12-like: protein MSEEKSEDNTASLSSATETLKIEDKDNGDTVKSDKVKIDILLKATGNAPIMKKKKWAVDAEKPIGWIMEFVKKYLKLEPDERLFLYVNQTFAPSPDQIVKNLYECFGTDGKLVLHYCKSQAWG from the exons ATGAGTGAAGAAAAATCAGAGGATAATACGGCGAGTTTATCTAGCGCTACGGAGACTTTAAAAATAGAAGATAAAGACAATGGCGACACCGTGAAATCGGATAAAGttaaaa TTGACATACTATTGAAAGCAACGGGCAATGCTCCCATCATGAAAAAGAAGAAGTGGGCAGTAGACGCGGAGAAGCCCATCGGCTGGATCATGGAGTTTGTTAAAAAGTACCTGAAGCTGGAACCTGATGAGAGACTT TTCCTGTATGTCAACCAGACTTTCGCGCCATCTCCCGACCAGATAGTGAAGAACTTGTACGAGTGTTTTGGAACAGACGGTAAACTGGTACTACATTACTGCAAGAGCCAGGCGTGGGGCTGA